From a single Planctellipticum variicoloris genomic region:
- a CDS encoding substrate-binding domain-containing protein: MSRQPWSLICLGLSVACTTLLVGCGEPSIPREAGSSSAAKAPEGAAGGKQRFVFLTNGNSPYWDACRAGIQDAEKELNLADAGFTAIMETGDGTVEGQLNKLKQFGGQADIAGIAVSVQQADNAAIAAQLKELRDKGIPILAVDSDVERATFRNSRDAFIGTDNVAGGQVLGLCAKALRPEGGEFVSFVGDLAAQNAKDRIGGFAAGAGEKFVAKDAMPDANKPDVARENVRNALLSHPQLNTLVGIWSYNAPAIVDVLREKNRRKDFAVVVFDAEPLTIQAAADGDIDAMVVQNPYAMGLEAIRLLKALKTKDDATIKQMLPNLGQPEGDIFDTGLKVVVPNADSPVEKDLFTGNVEFLTLDEFNAWLAKYNLTQS; this comes from the coding sequence GTGAGCCGGCAACCCTGGAGCCTGATCTGTCTTGGCCTGAGCGTCGCCTGCACCACCCTGCTCGTCGGTTGCGGCGAACCTTCCATTCCGCGGGAAGCCGGGTCGTCCAGCGCCGCGAAAGCGCCGGAGGGAGCCGCCGGCGGCAAGCAGCGGTTCGTCTTTCTGACCAACGGCAACTCCCCCTACTGGGACGCCTGCCGGGCCGGCATTCAGGACGCCGAAAAGGAACTCAACCTCGCCGACGCCGGGTTCACGGCGATCATGGAAACCGGTGACGGCACCGTCGAAGGCCAGCTCAACAAGCTCAAGCAGTTCGGCGGCCAGGCCGATATCGCCGGCATCGCGGTCTCGGTCCAGCAGGCCGATAACGCCGCGATCGCCGCCCAGCTCAAGGAACTGCGCGACAAGGGAATTCCGATTCTCGCCGTCGACTCCGACGTCGAGCGGGCGACCTTCCGCAATTCCCGAGACGCCTTCATCGGGACCGATAACGTCGCCGGCGGCCAGGTCCTCGGCCTGTGCGCCAAGGCCCTCCGGCCCGAGGGCGGCGAGTTTGTCTCGTTCGTCGGCGATCTGGCCGCGCAGAACGCCAAGGACCGCATCGGCGGCTTCGCCGCAGGGGCTGGCGAAAAGTTCGTGGCCAAGGACGCCATGCCGGACGCCAATAAGCCGGACGTCGCCCGCGAGAATGTCCGCAATGCCCTGCTCAGCCACCCGCAGCTCAATACGCTGGTCGGCATCTGGTCCTACAACGCCCCGGCCATCGTCGACGTCCTCCGCGAAAAGAACCGCCGCAAGGACTTCGCCGTCGTCGTCTTCGACGCCGAGCCTTTGACGATTCAAGCGGCCGCCGACGGGGACATCGACGCGATGGTCGTCCAGAATCCGTATGCCATGGGTCTGGAAGCGATCCGCCTGCTGAAGGCGCTGAAGACGAAAGACGACGCCACGATCAAGCAGATGCTCCCCAACTTAGGCCAGCCCGAGGGAGACATCTTCGACACCGGCCTGAAAGTCGTCGTTCCGAACGCCGACTCGCCGGTCGAGAAAGACCTCTTCACCGGCAACGTCGAGTTCCTGACGCTCGACGAATTCAATGCCTGGCTGGCGAAGTACAATTTGACGCAGTCTTGA
- a CDS encoding sugar ABC transporter ATP-binding protein — MVDIVPLIRFDGVTKRFQAVTALSDVSFAVRTGEFHALCGENGAGKSTLMKILSGVITDYDGRIEVDGETIRLAGTRDAEERGISIIHQELNLVSDLSAAANVFLGRELTRGFGWLDTAAMERRARELFQQLDCVIGVREPVRRLRIGDQQLVEIAKALSLNSRLLIMDEPTSALTETEVERLFRVIGRLRDQGVTIIYISHKMDEVFRNADRITVLRDGKVVRTLDRADTSPEEITALMVGREIAAVEVAEERSPSDERLRVTRLSLPWRNHPRQWRLKDVSFSVRAGEVVGIAGLMGAGRTELLECLSGASPEPPTGEILLSGRWVRFHHPNEALAAGVSLVTEDRKRYGIFPQMSVREHISLAALAKCASAGIVRRARESELVDAAIGRLAIKTAGREAPITSLSGGNQQKCLIARALQVRPRLLLLDDPTRGIDVGAKAEIYRLIDRLCREGLAIVITSSELPELLTVCDRILVLCEGRLTGEFARHQFSEAAIMEAATGQV; from the coding sequence ATGGTCGATATCGTACCGCTGATCCGTTTCGACGGCGTGACCAAGCGATTTCAGGCGGTGACCGCCCTCAGCGATGTCTCATTTGCCGTCCGGACGGGCGAGTTCCACGCTCTCTGCGGCGAGAACGGCGCGGGCAAGAGCACGCTGATGAAGATCCTTTCCGGCGTCATCACCGACTACGACGGACGGATCGAAGTCGACGGCGAAACGATTCGCTTGGCAGGGACGCGCGACGCCGAGGAACGCGGCATCAGCATCATCCACCAGGAACTCAACCTCGTCAGCGACCTCTCCGCCGCGGCGAATGTCTTTCTGGGACGCGAGCTGACCCGCGGATTCGGCTGGCTCGACACGGCGGCGATGGAGCGCCGCGCCCGCGAGCTCTTCCAGCAACTCGACTGCGTGATCGGCGTCCGCGAACCGGTCCGCCGGCTCCGCATCGGCGACCAGCAGCTCGTCGAGATCGCCAAGGCCCTCTCGCTCAACAGCCGCCTGCTGATCATGGACGAACCGACCAGCGCCCTGACGGAAACCGAAGTCGAACGTCTCTTCCGCGTGATCGGCCGCCTGCGGGACCAGGGGGTCACGATCATCTACATCTCGCACAAGATGGACGAAGTCTTCCGGAACGCCGACCGGATCACTGTCCTGCGCGACGGCAAGGTGGTCAGGACGCTGGATCGAGCCGACACGTCTCCCGAAGAAATCACCGCCCTGATGGTCGGCCGCGAGATCGCGGCGGTGGAGGTCGCCGAGGAACGCAGCCCGTCCGACGAACGGCTGCGCGTCACCCGGCTGTCCCTCCCCTGGCGGAATCATCCGCGGCAATGGCGGCTGAAGGACGTTTCGTTCTCAGTCCGTGCCGGCGAAGTCGTCGGCATCGCCGGCCTGATGGGCGCCGGCCGGACCGAACTCCTCGAATGCCTCTCCGGAGCGAGTCCGGAGCCCCCCACAGGGGAAATCCTCCTCTCCGGTCGCTGGGTGCGATTCCATCACCCGAACGAAGCCCTGGCGGCGGGCGTTTCGCTCGTCACGGAAGACCGCAAACGCTACGGCATCTTCCCGCAGATGTCCGTGCGCGAACACATCAGCCTGGCGGCCCTGGCGAAATGCGCTTCGGCCGGAATCGTTCGCCGCGCCCGTGAAAGCGAGCTGGTCGACGCGGCAATCGGCCGACTGGCGATCAAGACCGCCGGCCGGGAAGCCCCGATCACCAGCCTGAGCGGCGGCAACCAGCAGAAGTGCCTGATCGCCCGCGCCCTGCAGGTCCGCCCGCGCCTGCTGCTGCTCGACGATCCGACCCGCGGCATCGACGTGGGGGCCAAGGCCGAGATCTACCGCCTGATCGACCGCCTCTGCCGGGAGGGCCTGGCGATCGTGATCACGTCGAGCGAGCTTCCCGAGCTGCTCACCGTTTGCGACCGGATCCTGGTCCTCTGCGAAGGCCGGCTGACGGGCGAGTTCGCCCGCCACCAGTTCTCGGAAGCCGCAATCATGGAAGCGGCGACCGGGCAGGTCTGA
- a CDS encoding ABC transporter permease, translating to MSHGASLTNADAGPFAIFRRHEFGLLAAVIGVALLTLVLDTQHNYWFRPGSSAVDLTRTASQLGLISLGAAIVIISGGIDLSVGAVIAFSGTICASILLLLAPEQMLTNQPLPHGVIAAAIGGAILSGVMIGSLHAWLITIVGLPPFIATLGTLVGLRSLARAICEAVTLEVQGGTSTQINVSDATFRSLAHWSFTAILLGVTTLLLAGLLGKTVIGRHLYALGGNEQAARLSGIRTDNLKWLAYCLSAVLASIAGVIAVAEQSVATPQTLGVNAELNAIAAAVVGGCSLQGGVGTMTGTVLGALFLRVAIDGVAKIIKTGADVYQGLIVGVLVVCAVTLTKSSDQSRIARKLLSGRLGLVTILNLTLLAATLMALIGGKLLAGSVQLETSWLAGLTGLSALGLMLILRSNLAGGPRRMLLIVWAVATVVVSIGLDRAYPGWQRSAAVSQIQQLGGKVSQNDDGLIVDLAGTQATSSDVLRLFPRLKFFPAVAELRLSGTQVDDSLVGQRGGSFPAVKKVDVTGAKMTDGGRMKLKRAVPGAAVIP from the coding sequence ATGTCCCACGGAGCTTCATTGACGAATGCGGATGCCGGTCCGTTCGCGATCTTCCGCCGGCACGAATTCGGACTGCTCGCCGCCGTCATCGGCGTGGCGCTGCTGACCCTCGTTCTCGACACTCAGCACAACTACTGGTTTCGTCCCGGCAGCAGCGCGGTCGATCTGACTCGGACTGCCTCGCAGCTCGGCCTGATCTCGCTCGGCGCCGCCATCGTGATCATCTCCGGCGGCATCGATCTGTCGGTGGGGGCGGTGATCGCCTTCAGCGGCACGATCTGCGCCTCGATTCTGCTGCTCCTCGCTCCCGAGCAGATGCTGACCAATCAGCCCCTTCCCCACGGAGTGATCGCCGCCGCCATTGGCGGCGCGATTCTGTCCGGCGTGATGATCGGCAGCCTGCATGCCTGGCTGATCACCATTGTCGGCCTGCCTCCGTTCATCGCGACGCTGGGAACCCTCGTCGGTCTCCGAAGTCTCGCCCGCGCTATCTGCGAAGCGGTGACGCTCGAAGTCCAGGGGGGGACGAGCACGCAGATCAACGTCTCCGACGCCACATTCCGGTCCCTGGCCCACTGGTCCTTCACCGCGATCCTGCTGGGCGTCACCACCCTCCTGCTGGCCGGCCTGCTCGGCAAGACCGTCATCGGGCGGCATCTGTATGCCCTCGGCGGTAACGAACAGGCGGCCCGGCTCAGCGGCATCCGGACCGACAATCTCAAGTGGCTGGCCTACTGCCTGAGCGCCGTGCTGGCCTCCATCGCCGGCGTGATCGCCGTCGCCGAGCAGAGCGTCGCCACGCCGCAGACGCTCGGTGTGAACGCCGAACTCAACGCCATCGCCGCGGCCGTTGTTGGCGGCTGCAGTCTGCAGGGAGGCGTCGGCACCATGACCGGCACCGTCCTCGGGGCACTCTTCCTGCGCGTGGCCATCGACGGCGTCGCCAAGATCATCAAGACCGGGGCCGACGTCTACCAGGGACTCATCGTCGGCGTCCTCGTCGTCTGCGCAGTCACGTTGACCAAATCCTCCGATCAGTCGCGGATCGCCCGGAAACTCCTTTCCGGCCGGCTCGGCCTGGTGACGATCCTGAATCTCACGCTGCTGGCCGCCACGTTGATGGCCCTGATCGGCGGAAAACTCCTCGCAGGATCCGTGCAGCTCGAAACGAGCTGGCTCGCCGGGTTGACCGGACTGTCGGCCCTGGGCCTGATGCTGATCCTGCGCAGCAACCTGGCCGGCGGTCCCCGCCGGATGTTGCTGATCGTCTGGGCTGTCGCCACCGTGGTCGTCAGCATTGGACTCGACCGCGCCTATCCCGGCTGGCAGCGCTCCGCAGCGGTCAGCCAGATTCAGCAGCTCGGCGGCAAGGTCAGCCAGAACGATGACGGCCTGATCGTCGATCTCGCCGGCACCCAGGCCACCAGCAGCGACGTCCTGCGGCTCTTCCCCCGGCTGAAGTTCTTTCCCGCCGTCGCCGAACTGCGGCTCTCGGGAACTCAGGTTGACGATTCGCTCGTCGGTCAGCGCGGCGGCAGCTTCCCCGCCGTGAAGAAGGTCGACGTGACCGGCGCGAAGATGACGGACGGCGGGCGAATGAAGCTGAAGCGGGCCGTCCCCGGCGCTGCCGTGATCCCCTGA